GTCGCGCACGGCGTCGAGCACCTGAACGACGCGGTCGGGGATTTCGAGCGCGTACTCCGGATGCGCGAAGAAGTTTTTCAGGATTCCGATGACGTCGTAGGGGTCGTCGGGGGGCAGAAAGACCTGCATGTCGTTGCCGCCGATCGTCACGGTGATGAGATCGGCGTCCGCGGCCAGGGGCAAGAACCGGTCTTCGAAGTGCCCGCGCTCGGAGCCGGGCAGCCAGTCGAAGGTCGTGCTCCCGCCATAATGGATGTTGTGCAACGTCACGTCCGCGAGCCCGGACAGGTGCGCGGCGAGGCGATCGGGATACGGCGGCGATCCTTCGCGGCCGATCGAATCGCCAAGCGAGACGACCGTCACGTGCCCCTCGCGCACCGCCTCCGGAAGGCGGCGCGGGCGGTTGTTGGTCGTCGATTCGTACACGCGATCAAGCGAGGTTTCGAGCAGGTACGTGCCCGGGGGCGCGACGAAGGCGAACGAGCCGTCCGCGACGGTGAATTCCACCGGCAGGCCCGCGCCAAGAAGACGCACGGCCGCGCCGCCGATCGGTGCGTCGCTTGCGTCGATGGCCTGCTTGAAAGCGGTGCGCGAGCTTTTGTCCGCGTCGTGATAGACGACGCCGGTCACGCTCGCGCCCGACGCGGGCGCGACGAATAGCGCCGCGACGACGGACAGCGCCGTCGGTATTCGAGCGAATTTCCCCATCGAGATCTCAGAAGTTCGCGTACAAAAACGACAGGTCCGACGCGGAGGCCAGCGCGAGCGCGAGTGCCGCGATCGCGAACAACAAGGCGCCTTTCGCCGCCGTCACGAGAAAGCGTTGCACGTCGCGCATTGTAGCGCGCGCCTGGCGCGCGGGAAAAGGGGGCGGCGGCGGATTGCTTCTTGTCCGATGTGAACGAAGATTTCCGGTCTCTGAAATTGGTGAAATCGGTGTAATCTGTGGATCCCGTTGTGACGGAGGCGTGATGGCCGGTCTGTCCGATAACGCGCGGGCGCTTTTGGTGGCGCTTTGCGTGGAGCGGCCGCTTGTGCCGCTTGCCGCGCGGATCGCCGCCGAGGACGGCGGGCGCGTGTGGCTTGTCGGCGGCGCGGTGCGCGATGCGTGCCTGGGCCGCCCGCGGACGGACGCCGATCTTGCCTGTACCGGCGACGCGCGCGATCTGGCGCGCAAGATCGCGGACGCCTCGGGCGGGCGTTTCGTGCCGCTTCACGACGATCCGCCGACGGCGCGCGTCGTGCTCGAAGGCGGCGAGCACGACATCACCACGCTGCGCGCGCCGACGATCGAGGAAGACCTCGCGGCACGCGACCTTGCGCTGAATTCCCTGGCCGTCGCGGTGTTCGACGACGGTCTGGGCGATCTGATCGACCCGGCCGGCGGCCTTGCGGATATCGACGCGCGTCTTATCCGCACCGTCGGCGCGGAAAATCTACGTTCCGATCCGCTTCGCGCGCTGCGGGTGTATCGGTTCGCCGCGGAGCTCGATTTTTCCATCGACGCGGCGACGCGCGACTGGGCGGGCATCGCGGCAGCCGGCCTTTCGCGCGTGGCGGGCGAGCGCGTGTTTACCGAGATGACGCGCCTTTTGGAGACACCGCGCGCCGCCGCGGCGATGCGGCTCGCGCTCGACGATGGTGCGCTCGCGCCTGTCGCGCGGGAGATCGTTGAGGCCGGGGCGGAGGCGACCGAACGCGCAGGCCGGCGACGCGGTGTCGGAAAAATTCGCCGCGTTGTTTTGCGCGTTGAGCACCGACGACGACGGCCGCGCGCCCGCGCTGACGGCGCTGCTGTCGCGCTTGAAGGCGCCGACGCGCGTGTCGCGCAAGGCGTCGGCAACGATCGCGCATCGTTTCGAGTCGGAATCGGCTCGTGTGCGCGTTGATGCCGGCGGCGATTTCGCGCGCATCGTCGCGAGCTACACGGCCCAGGCCGGCGAGGCGCGCCTGTCCGCGCCGCTGCTCGCGGTGTTCGACTCCGCGGCGGGCGGGGCGCATCGCGGTGCGCTGGCCGAACGCGTGGCGTGGCTTTCGCGCCTTTCGCGTTTCGATCGCGATGTCGTGCGCCCGATCGAAAACGAATCGCTCGTGACAGGCCACGACCTTACCGAAATCGGCATCTCGCCGGGGCCGGAGATGGGGCGTATTCTGGAGGCGATCCGGGTCGAGCGCATCGCCGGCGCGATCGCAACGCGCGAGGAAGCGCTGGCGTTCGCGCGTGAGGCGAGTGCGACGGGAGGTTGAGGCCGTATGGACCTGGTCCGAATATGCAAGCTCATCGTCGTGGCGGCCGTGGTTTTTGTCGTCGTGGCATCGATCGCGCTGTTTCTTTATTGACCGGGAGCGATCGTGAGTCTGGATGACCGCGCTATTTACATTGGCTGGGTAATTCTCGAGATCGCGACGTTTGTCGGCATCGCTGCGCTGGCGGTGCTGACGGCGTAGCGCGTCCCCGCTTGCCCAGGGCCGCACCTCCGGCTTTTCGTCCAGTCCGAGTTCGTTGATGCGGCGACAGAGCGTGCGTTCGCTGACGCCGAGGATCGCGGCGGCGCGCGCGCGGTTTCCTTCCACGTCAGTGAACACGCGGCAGCTATGCCGCCGCTCAGGAAAAACCTGATCCAGAAAATCGGTATAAGCCCGTCTATACGTTCCCCATCTTTACCGCCTAGGCTTAATTTCGCCGCGAAGTCGCGCTAGCGCAAACGAGCTCGAAATGCTTGAAAAAAATACGGGTTCCGTAAAATTACTTTTTGCCAACATCCCGTTCGTGGCGGCGTTGCTGATCATTCTGGATGTCGCCACGGTCGATCTGAACATCGTCGGCAACGCGCGTTTGCTGATGCTGAAGATCGGTTTCGCGCAAGTGCTTCTGATGGCCGTGAACCCGAGGCCCGTATTTTTCAACGCCGTCATGCTCGCGGCCATCATTTTCGCGAGCCGCTCCGCGGGCGACTACCGCGTCCTTTTTTACAGCTATCCCGTCGTTGCCATAACATTGCTTTGGGCGCTGTCGTCGTTTGCCGCCCTGGCGCGACGAAGCCCCGCGAAAAGCGCGTTGGTTCCGATGGAGTCGAGCGCCAAGGCGGGGGCGCATGGACACCTATAAGTTCATGCTCACGGGCCCCGCGGCCCTGATGCTCCTCATCTGCATCTACCATTCCTGGAGAACCAGGGGTGCGCGTTTCACCCTGATCTTTTTCGGGCTGGGAATCGTCATGTTCTGGCTGCGGGAATACCTGGGGTCTAACCACGACCACTACAAGGGAATGCCACAGTATTTCCATCCTCGGGCGGGATTCAAGATCGCCGGCGTCCCCGCGCCGGTGATCGGCGGGTGGTTGCTCAACTGCTACATCGGCTGGTCCATATCCGAACGGATCGTTGACCGCGTCGCGGTCTGGCGAGGACGCCTGATGCCGGTGATCGTGGTCGCGGGTATCGTCATTTCGTCGATGGCGCTGGCGATCGAGGCGACGGGAATCGAACTCGGCTGGTGGGTCTGGGCGTACCAGGACCTCTACCAATCGACGGATCCTTTCCGGGAGTTCCTGCAGCGCACACCGCTCGTCGCACTGCAGGGCTGGCCGGTGGTGGCCTTGTGGTTCCTGATCCCGGTGCTGAGTCTCGAATGTTCGCCGTTGAAGAATCTGTCCGCGTACCGCTGGCTGCTCGCCGTTCCCTGGTGGGTGATCTATTACGTCACGTTGCATTACTTCTTTCTGGAAGTGCGGTTTTTCCTGTTGCTCGCCTTGGTGCTTCTGACGATCTTCCTGAAAACCGCTTATCTCCCGCCGACAAACCCGTACAAAACGCGACGGCCGATCCGGCTTGCCGCCGGCGTCCCGGCCTTGCAGATATCGCGCGACTGATCCAGTCGTGGCGTGTTTTCGCATCCGCCGCTGTAGTGCGCGAGGGTGACGCGCTCGCGGCGTTTTCGGTGGCGGACGGATGGTTCGGGTGCCGGAGCGCCGTGCGCGGCGCGTTCGAGGCGGAGGTGGTAACCGTGGAAGACATCCTCGCCGCCTGGTCGATCGTCAAACCGTTTTGCGTCGTCGCCGTGGTCGCGATCATCGTCGGTATCGTGGCGCATCTACTTTCGCTCGTGCGGACGCGGCGTCGGGATGTCTTCGACGTGTCGCGGGTGGAACTTTCGAGCGGATGGATCGTCCTGGCGGCCATCGGGGCGCTGTTCGTCTGCCTCGTTCTCGCCGGCGGTATATTCATGCTCTATTGAACGGGGAAGGCGATGCGTTTGGATGACCGCTTTTATTTCGCCGGCTGGGTAATTCTCGAGATCGCGACGTTTGTCGGCATCGCGGTTCTGGTGTTGATGACGGGATAGTGCGTACCCGCTCGCTCAGGGCCGCACGTCCGGCTTTTCGTCCAGTCCGAGTTCCTTGATGCGGCGGTAGAGGGTGCGTTCGCTGATGCCGAGCATCGCGGCGGCGCGGGCGCGGTTGCCTTCGACCGCCGACAGCACGCGGCGGATGTGCCGGCGCTCCACCGTTTCGAGCGTGGCGAAGGGGCCGCCCGCGTCGTCCGATTCGCGAATCTCCGAAGGCAACATCGACTCGTCGATCGTCTCGCCCGTCGCGAGGATTACCGAGCGTTCCACCACGTGCAGCAGCTCGCGCACGTTGCCCGGCCAGCGATAGGCGGAAAGGCGCGCCATCGCGCCCGCGGAAAATCGGCGCCGCTGCCCGAAGCGCTCGTTGGCGCGCGAAAGGAAATGCTCGACGAGCACCGGGATGTCCGCGGGGCGCTCGCGCAGCGGCGGAACGTCGACGCGGATCGTGGACAGACGAAAGTAAAGATCCTTGCGGAAATAGCCCTTCTCCATCATGTCGGCGAGGTCGCGATTGGTCGCCGCGACGACGCGCGTGTCGACCGCGATCTCGCGCGTGCCGCCCACGTGCCGGAAGCGCCCGGTCTCCAGCACGCGCAGCATTTTGACCTGCGTTTCCAGGTTTACGTCCCCGATTTCGTCGAGGAAAATCGTGCCCTTGTCGGCCACCTCGAACAGGCCGTGCTTGGCCGCGGTCGCGCCGGTATACGCGCCCTTCTCGTGGCCGAACAGTTCGTTGTGCAGAAGATCGCCGTGCAGCGCCGCGCACTCCACGACGACAAACGGGCTCGCGCGCCGCTTGCTTCGCGCGTGGATGAGCTTGGCGACGACGTCCTTGCCGACGCCCGTCTCGCCGAGGATCAGCACCGAAGAGTCGGTCGTCGCGACGCGGTCGATCATCTCGATCACCCTGCGAAACGGCTCGCTCTTGCCGACAAACTCTCCCGCCAGGTCCGGCGGCGCGAATCCGCCGGAGAGGATTTCGTTGCGTTCGATGAGCAGCTGCCGCTCGCGCGCCTTTTGCAGCGTGACCTCGAGCTCGTCCGTGGGGCACGGCTTGCGCAGGTAGTCGAACGCGCCAAGGCGCATCGCCTCGATGGCGGTTTCGATGTCGCCCTGGCCGGAGAGCACGATGACCTCGACCGACGGCGCGTGCTCACGCGCGTGACGCAGCACGTCGAGCCCGCTGCCGTCGCCAAGGCGCAGATCGAGCAGCACGAGGTCGTGTTCGCCGCGCGCCAGTTCCATCTTGGCGGCTTGCACCCCGGCCGCGGGCGTCGGCGCGAAACCGCGCGAGCGCAACTCCGCGATGGTCAGTCCACGAAAGGTATCGTCGTCGTCAACGACGAGCACGCGGGCGGGATTCATGCGTCTCCGTTTGTCGGGATCGGGAAATGAACGGTGAAAGTCGTGCCCTCGCCGGGCGCGCTCTCGAGAGTGATGTCTCCGTTCCAGCTATGCGCGAGATTGAGCGAGACGAAAAGCCCAAGCCCGGTGCCGGCGGCGCGCCGCGAAAAGAACGGCTCGAACACGCGCGGAAGGTCCCCGGGCGCGATGCCGCGCCCGTCGTCGGCGACGCGCGCAAGCAAGCGGCCGGGCTCGACGGCGAACGTTACCGCGATATGGTGCCCGGACTCGCAGGCGTCGATCGCGTTGAGGATGAGATTCAGGAAAACCTGCTGCACGGCGGACTCGTCGGCCACCACCGACGGTCGAGCGGCCGGCTCGACCACCTTAAGCTCCACGCCCGCCGCACGCGTCTTTTGGCGGCAAAGCGCGGCCACCGAATCCGCGCACGCCACCGGATCGACCGACGAGGCCGAAAGCGACTGCCCCCGCGCCAGGCGAAGGAACTGCTCGGTGATCGCGCCCGCGCGCCGCACCTGCTTGCTGGCCACGCCGACGTACTCCGCGATCTGCGCGCGCACGCCGTCGTCGAGTTCGGAGTTCGTCGAGGCCACGCGGCCGATGCCATCCAGGCACATGCCGATCGACCCGAGCGGCGTGTTGACCTCGTGCGAGAATCCGGAGGCCAGCATGCCAAGCGACACCATGCGCTCGGTGTCGGCCAGCTTGGCCTCCTCGCTGCGCCGATCCGTGATGTCACGCCACACCTCGACGACGTGGCTCACCTGCCCGTCCTCGCCGAACACCGGAGATGCGCGCACCTCCTCATGACGCACGCTTCCGTCCGGTTGCACGCGGCGTTTGATGGCGGTTTGAACGTGGCCCGCGCCGAAGCAATGCAACGTCGGGCAGAAGCCGTCGTCGTGGCAGCCCAGGCCCCCGCGTTCGCGATCGCCGCAGCAACGCACGCCGATGAGCGTCGCGTCGCCGATCGGGAAGCGGCGCGCGAACGCCTCGTTCGCGGCGACGACCGTGCGTTCGCGGTCCAGCACCACCATGCCGTCGTCCACGGAGTTCATGACGCGCTCCAGGTCGGCGCGCTGCTCGCGCACGCGGCCGAGCAGCGCCGCGACCGCGTCAGCCATGGAATTGAACTGCGTCTCTACGCGGGTGAGTGCGTCGTCGCTTTGGACCACCGGTACGCGGCTTGAAAAATCGCCTTTCGCGATGGCGCGCGCGGTCTTTTCGAACCGGCGCAGCCGGCGCACCAGCAAGCGCCGGAAGACGAGGCCCGTACCGGCCAGCAGCGAGAGCCCGATGGCGCTTGACGCGGCGGCCAGCGGCCCCATCGCCTGGCGAAGATCGTCGAGCGCGCCTTCGAGCGGCACGTCCACGACGACGAGGCCGTTGATGCGGTGGCTCTCGTCGTGGCATCCGTAGCAGGCCACGCGGTTCGGCACCGGATCGACGACGCGCAGCGTGCGGCCGCCCTCGATCTCGAGCATCGCACTGCGTTCGCGCGACTCGGCGGGATTCTGGTGGCAGACCAGGCACGTCGCCGAGTTCTGCTCGAAGTGACGCGCCTCGACGGACGGGTCGCTGGAAAAGCGCACCTCGCCCTCGCGGTCGATGATCATCACGCGCTGCAGATCGCCGGCGCCGCCGAACGCCTTCACCATGCGGCGGACGAGGTGGTCGTCCTTTTGCGTCATGCCGTCTTCGAGCGCCAGGTGGACAAGGCGCGTGGCGAGCGCCGCCTGCTGGCGGCTGGCCTCGACCATGCGGTTTTCCGCGTACTGGTACATGACGAAAAAGCCCGCAGCCTGACTGCAGAGAATCAGGATCGCCACGCTCAAAAAAAAGCGCAGGCTGAGTCGATCGATCCGGGCAAACGCCACGCGAAACTTCCTTTAGGGGCACGCTCATCGTAGCACGAACCGCCCCGCCGCGCGCCGGGCGTGACAGGCGCGTGATAGGCGCGCGCGGCCTCTATCCCGCCGCCGCCGGCGCCGGCTTCGCCCGATCGCGCGCACGCGCGGGCACGGGCTGGTCGATATCGAACTCGCCGAGCATCAGCGGCAGGGCCACCTTCAGCATCAGCGTGAAGATCAGAAAGCCGATACCGAACACGCCGACGGCGACCTTGATCTCCACGGGGCTTGGGGAATATTCGTAGATCTCGCCGAGCGTGGACGGCGTGAAGCCGGGAATGACAAGCGCGATACCCTTTTCGATGTACACGCCGGCGTAGATGAGAAGCGCGCCGAGGTTCAGCGTCACCGGGTTTTTGCGCGTCGCGGGGATGAGGAAGATGAGGAACGCCGCGACGCTCGCGAATACGGAGAACCAGGCGTACGGAACGAGCGCCGTCTTGCCGTCGATTCCCGTGAACAGATATTCGAAAAACAGCAGGTGGTGCGTTCCGGAGTAATATTCCCGGAAGATCTCCGCGCCGAGCAGGAACAGGTTGATGAACATCGCGTAGGCCATCAACTCCGCGATCTTCCAGATCGCCTCGTTCTTGATCTCCAGGCGCGTGTATTTTTTGAGAAGCTGCAACAGCACCAGGATGATCGCGGGCCCGGAGCAAAACGCCGAAGCGAGAAAGCGCGGCGCCAGGATCGCGCTGTTCCAGAACGGGCGCGCGGGCAGACCGTTGTACACGAACGCCGTCACCGTGTGGATGCTGACCGCGAACGGAATCGACATCAGGATGAGCGGCGTGACGAAGCTCGCCGACGCTTCGCGTTTCACGAACGCGCAATAGAGCAGATACGTCACGACAACGAGGTTCAGCACGGCGTAGCCGTTCAGCACCAGCACGTCCCACGCGAGGATCGACGATGGGAAGTTCAGGTGCCCGATGCCGGGGATGAGATGCCAGAAGCGGTCGGGCCGGCCGATATCCACCGCCACGAAGAGCAGGCACATGATGACCGCGCTCACCGCGAGCAGCTCGCCGATGATCACGATCTCCTTGATGGGCTTCCAGTGATAGATGTAGGCGGGGATGACAAGCACTACGGCCGCGGCGGCGACGCCGACGAGGAACGTGAAGTTGCCGATGTAAAAGCCCCAGCTCACCGGGTCGCGCATCGACGTGGTGACCAGGCCGCGCTGGAGCTGCTCGGCGTATCCGAACGCGCCCACCATGACGCACATGCCGAGAAACGCAAGCCACGACCAGTAACCCTTGCCGCCGCTTGTCCAGATCCGGAAGCTTCCCTTGACGAATTCCAGAAAATGCATGAGCCCTCTCACACGCCGTAGAAGTAGTAGAACTTCGGCTGCGTATTGATTTCTTCCTTCAGGATGAACACGCGCTTGTTCTCGATGACGTAGCGGATCTCGCTGTCCTTATCGAGGATATTTCCGAACTTGCGCGCGCCGACCGGGCACGCCTCGACGCACGCCGGGTATCGGCCGTTGCGCGTGCGCTGGATGCAGAAGGTGCACTTCTCGACGACGCCTTTGTAGCGCGGGCGGTTGCCGAGGTAATGCGTGTCGCGGTTGACCTCGTCATCCGGGATATTCGGTTCCGCCCAGTTGAAATGGCGCGCGCCGTAGGGGCAGGCGGCCATGCACAGGCGGCAGCCGATGCACCAGTTGTAGTCGATGACGACAATGCCGTCGGGCTCCTGCCACGTCGCGCCGACCGGGCAGACCGTGACGCACTGAGGCCGCCGGCACTGCTGGCAGGCAACGGGCACGTAGAAATGGCCCTCTTCGGGAACCTGCTTCGGATTGTAGTAAGCCGTCGCGTGGGAGAGGTCGATGCCCTTTTCCTTGTCCATTTGCAGCACGGTGATCCAGTGCATTTCCGGATCGCGCGACTGGTTATTCTCCTTCACACACGCGTGCACGCAGCGGCGGCAGCCGACGCAGCGCGACAGATCGAGCGCGTAGGCGAACTGCACTCCCTCGGCAGCGGGGGCGGCGTCGACTGTGAACTCGCCGCCGTACTTGCGGCCGTATTCCGCCTCCAAGCGGTCGAGGATCCGTTCCTTGTCGTCTTGCGTCAGTTCGCGGAAGTGCCGTTGAAAAAAGGCCTCGCGCGCGGCCGGGCTGCACGAGGCGAGAAGGCCGGTCGCCGCGGCGGCGAGCGCGCCCTTGACGAAACCGCGGCGCGAGAGACCGGTTTCGCGATTGTCGCTGATCGTGACTTGCGCTTTCGCCGTCATCGGATATCTCCCGGCCGGGCCGGCGCGGACAGGGGCTCGATCGGCGCGAAATGCGGCGTATGAGGGTTGTGGCAATGCGCGCAAAGCAGGTACTGGCGCTTGCCGTTCCATTCGCCGGTGCGTTTGCCGTGAACGCCGACCTTCCAGTCGCGCAACTTTTCGCCGTGGCACTGTCCGCAGAGCCGATACGATTCCGTGAACGGCACCTCGCGGCCGCCGGCCAGGCGCAGCACGTCGCGGTTGTCGGGGTCGTGGCAGTCAAAGCACCAGCGATCGCGCGGGCCGTGGTTGAGCTCGATGTCCTCGTGCATCTCGGTCAGTTCGCGGCGCTCCCTGTTTGTTTCCATGTCCGCGTGGCATTCCGTGCACGGGAAATAGCCCTCGGTGAACGGCGGCGGGGGCACCGGGAACTCGTCTTCCGACGCTGGAGGATCGTGGGTTTCGTCGAGTTCCGCGGTCGCCGCCGCGCTTTTTGGGTTCGAGTCGTGAACGGATGCCTCGCCGGCCGGAGCGGAGCGGGCCGCGCCGGCCGCCGCAAAGGCGATAAGCGCGAGCGCGCCGATCGCCAGGGATACCGCGCCGGGTAATTTCGATGGCGCCGGCCGCGTCATTGGTACCTCTCCGCCACCCATCGCTGGAGATTGCGGGCCACCAGCGCCTCGAGCAGCGTGACGCGGCTTGCGATCACGCGGTTGAGGTTGCCGATGATGACGGGGTGCAGATGCGGGCGCTCGGCAAACAGCCGCTCGATCGCCTCGCGGTCAAAGCAGTGAAGCTCGGCGGCCGTTTTCGACGTGGCGCCGAGCGTGAACTTGTGAGGCGGCACGAGAGCCGACCACGCGATCACCGAGCCCGGGCCTTTTTCCTCGAGGGCGATATCGTCGAGCGCGTCCTTGAGCATGATCGGTATCGTCAG
This genomic stretch from bacterium harbors:
- a CDS encoding sigma-54 dependent transcriptional regulator, whose protein sequence is MNPARVLVVDDDDTFRGLTIAELRSRGFAPTPAAGVQAAKMELARGEHDLVLLDLRLGDGSGLDVLRHAREHAPSVEVIVLSGQGDIETAIEAMRLGAFDYLRKPCPTDELEVTLQKARERQLLIERNEILSGGFAPPDLAGEFVGKSEPFRRVIEMIDRVATTDSSVLILGETGVGKDVVAKLIHARSKRRASPFVVVECAALHGDLLHNELFGHEKGAYTGATAAKHGLFEVADKGTIFLDEIGDVNLETQVKMLRVLETGRFRHVGGTREIAVDTRVVAATNRDLADMMEKGYFRKDLYFRLSTIRVDVPPLRERPADIPVLVEHFLSRANERFGQRRRFSAGAMARLSAYRWPGNVRELLHVVERSVILATGETIDESMLPSEIRESDDAGGPFATLETVERRHIRRVLSAVEGNRARAAAMLGISERTLYRRIKELGLDEKPDVRP
- a CDS encoding 4Fe-4S dicluster domain-containing protein; translated protein: MTAKAQVTISDNRETGLSRRGFVKGALAAAATGLLASCSPAAREAFFQRHFRELTQDDKERILDRLEAEYGRKYGGEFTVDAAPAAEGVQFAYALDLSRCVGCRRCVHACVKENNQSRDPEMHWITVLQMDKEKGIDLSHATAYYNPKQVPEEGHFYVPVACQQCRRPQCVTVCPVGATWQEPDGIVVIDYNWCIGCRLCMAACPYGARHFNWAEPNIPDDEVNRDTHYLGNRPRYKGVVEKCTFCIQRTRNGRYPACVEACPVGARKFGNILDKDSEIRYVIENKRVFILKEEINTQPKFYYFYGV
- a CDS encoding PAS domain-containing protein, producing the protein MAFARIDRLSLRFFLSVAILILCSQAAGFFVMYQYAENRMVEASRQQAALATRLVHLALEDGMTQKDDHLVRRMVKAFGGAGDLQRVMIIDREGEVRFSSDPSVEARHFEQNSATCLVCHQNPAESRERSAMLEIEGGRTLRVVDPVPNRVACYGCHDESHRINGLVVVDVPLEGALDDLRQAMGPLAAASSAIGLSLLAGTGLVFRRLLVRRLRRFEKTARAIAKGDFSSRVPVVQSDDALTRVETQFNSMADAVAALLGRVREQRADLERVMNSVDDGMVVLDRERTVVAANEAFARRFPIGDATLIGVRCCGDRERGGLGCHDDGFCPTLHCFGAGHVQTAIKRRVQPDGSVRHEEVRASPVFGEDGQVSHVVEVWRDITDRRSEEAKLADTERMVSLGMLASGFSHEVNTPLGSIGMCLDGIGRVASTNSELDDGVRAQIAEYVGVASKQVRRAGAITEQFLRLARGQSLSASSVDPVACADSVAALCRQKTRAAGVELKVVEPAARPSVVADESAVQQVFLNLILNAIDACESGHHIAVTFAVEPGRLLARVADDGRGIAPGDLPRVFEPFFSRRAAGTGLGLFVSLNLAHSWNGDITLESAPGEGTTFTVHFPIPTNGDA
- a CDS encoding cyclic nucleotide-binding domain-containing protein, whose protein sequence is MTATINDLRVIELFAGISDDDLEVVRKIALVRQYTAGERVFSLGDDARTLLVVTAGTIALTIPIMLKDALDDIALEEKGPGSVIAWSALVPPHKFTLGATSKTAAELHCFDREAIERLFAERPHLHPVIIGNLNRVIASRVTLLEALVARNLQRWVAERYQ
- the nrfD gene encoding polysulfide reductase NrfD; translated protein: MHFLEFVKGSFRIWTSGGKGYWSWLAFLGMCVMVGAFGYAEQLQRGLVTTSMRDPVSWGFYIGNFTFLVGVAAAAVVLVIPAYIYHWKPIKEIVIIGELLAVSAVIMCLLFVAVDIGRPDRFWHLIPGIGHLNFPSSILAWDVLVLNGYAVLNLVVVTYLLYCAFVKREASASFVTPLILMSIPFAVSIHTVTAFVYNGLPARPFWNSAILAPRFLASAFCSGPAIILVLLQLLKKYTRLEIKNEAIWKIAELMAYAMFINLFLLGAEIFREYYSGTHHLLFFEYLFTGIDGKTALVPYAWFSVFASVAAFLIFLIPATRKNPVTLNLGALLIYAGVYIEKGIALVIPGFTPSTLGEIYEYSPSPVEIKVAVGVFGIGFLIFTLMLKVALPLMLGEFDIDQPVPARARDRAKPAPAAAG